In Zunongwangia profunda SM-A87, the following proteins share a genomic window:
- a CDS encoding efflux RND transporter permease subunit: MKFSQIFIKRPIFAAVLSVLILIVGGLAYVSLPTSQFPDVAPPTIEVVASYPGANAKTLSETVAAPIEKEINGVEDMIYMTSQSSADGRVIVQIAFKLGTDLDKAQVQVQNRVAIAEPRLPESVRRLGVTTRKVSPDMLMVINLYSPEETYDQTYMANYAVLQLRDELARIKGIGDIQLFGAAEYAMRIWLDPDKIASLDLTAAEVVAALRAQNVQIAGGTLNTLPSGNQSAFEINIQTQGKLVSPQQFEDVIIKDNDGRIVRLKDIGRAELGAQNYTTRGYLGKKPAIAMPVFQQPGGNALETAHEIQEKMKTLSERFPEDLNYDIAYNPTKFIQKSIDEVYHTIFEAILLVIFVILLFLQSWRAAVIPILAIPVSLIGTFAVMQAIGFSLNTLTLFGLVLAIGIVVDDAIVVVENMERYLSKGLSPKEAAIKTMDEVGGALVAIGLVLIAVFIPTAFLEGISGQFYKQFGMTIAVATAISVFVSLTLSPAMAALLMRHEEKTDKKPFILLRPFVFIGDKFNHFMISLSNNYGKSVQKLVRTAMLVMIVYFGLVAFTGFEFNRVAKGFIPAMDQQYFITVIQLPPGSSLSRTDAVVQDVLDISLEIDGVANAISFTGFDPTSNTIASNSAVVFQVLEDFDIRNDKNIDYTELMGSIRAKVGQIDNAMVLVIPPPSVSGIGNAGGFKMMVQDRANLGTEKLLEATNTLAMAANQDPVLSNVFTFFNNQTPQLFLDIDRVKAEKLGINVQDIFQSLEIYMGSAFVNEFNYLGRTFQVTAQADSPNRLTPEDLDKIRIRNRDGQMVPMGTIASHENTAGASRIPRFNLYPSASLNGDFSPGYSSGEAIERMEQLANEVLPDGVSFEWTEIAYQEKQAGNTAGVAFFLAVVFVFLLLAAQFESLILPLAVIFIVPMVLLFAILGIDLAGLDNNIMVQIGLVVLVGLASKNAILIVEFAKQLEEQGMELKKAVIEASKLRLRPILMTAMAFILGVVPLALATGAGAELRVSLGIAVFSGMLGVTIFGIFLTPVFYYLGRKWTTKRRNGTIGLENQKTKEE; the protein is encoded by the coding sequence ATGAAATTCAGTCAAATATTTATAAAGCGGCCTATTTTTGCCGCTGTCCTAAGTGTGCTTATACTTATCGTTGGTGGCTTGGCATATGTGTCCTTACCCACCTCACAATTTCCGGATGTAGCTCCCCCCACCATTGAAGTAGTTGCAAGCTATCCCGGCGCCAATGCCAAAACTTTATCTGAAACCGTTGCTGCTCCAATCGAAAAAGAGATTAATGGGGTGGAAGACATGATCTATATGACTTCCCAGTCTTCTGCAGATGGTCGGGTTATTGTACAAATAGCATTTAAGCTTGGGACAGATTTGGATAAAGCACAGGTACAGGTGCAAAACCGTGTAGCCATAGCAGAGCCGCGTTTGCCGGAGTCGGTTAGAAGGCTGGGAGTGACCACCAGAAAAGTTTCTCCTGATATGCTTATGGTAATCAACCTTTATTCTCCAGAAGAGACTTATGATCAAACTTATATGGCAAATTATGCCGTATTACAGCTTCGTGACGAATTGGCCCGTATTAAAGGAATTGGGGATATTCAACTTTTTGGGGCAGCAGAATACGCCATGCGCATCTGGCTGGATCCTGATAAAATCGCAAGTCTTGATCTTACTGCGGCTGAAGTTGTTGCAGCATTAAGAGCTCAGAATGTTCAGATAGCAGGAGGAACTTTGAACACTTTACCTTCGGGAAATCAGTCTGCCTTTGAAATTAATATTCAAACTCAGGGAAAACTTGTTTCGCCACAGCAATTTGAAGATGTTATAATAAAAGATAATGACGGGCGTATTGTACGCCTAAAAGATATAGGGAGAGCAGAGCTGGGCGCCCAAAATTATACCACACGAGGCTATCTGGGGAAAAAGCCTGCTATTGCGATGCCTGTTTTTCAACAACCGGGTGGAAATGCATTGGAAACAGCTCATGAGATTCAGGAAAAAATGAAGACACTTTCAGAACGTTTTCCTGAAGACCTTAATTATGATATCGCCTATAACCCTACAAAGTTTATTCAGAAATCTATTGACGAAGTATATCACACAATTTTTGAAGCCATTTTACTGGTAATCTTTGTTATTTTGCTATTTCTCCAATCTTGGCGGGCCGCCGTTATACCAATATTAGCCATACCTGTTTCCTTAATTGGAACCTTTGCAGTAATGCAGGCCATCGGTTTTTCGCTAAATACGTTAACCTTATTTGGGCTGGTACTTGCCATAGGGATTGTAGTAGATGATGCCATTGTAGTGGTAGAGAACATGGAGAGGTATTTAAGCAAAGGCCTGTCACCAAAAGAAGCCGCTATAAAAACCATGGATGAAGTTGGAGGCGCACTTGTAGCCATCGGTCTGGTATTAATTGCGGTGTTTATACCTACGGCCTTTTTGGAAGGAATATCAGGACAGTTTTATAAACAATTTGGGATGACGATTGCGGTGGCAACGGCAATCTCTGTATTCGTATCCTTAACCTTAAGTCCTGCTATGGCTGCATTATTGATGCGTCATGAAGAAAAAACGGATAAAAAACCTTTTATCTTGTTAAGACCTTTCGTTTTTATAGGAGACAAGTTTAACCATTTTATGATTTCCCTTTCCAATAATTATGGGAAATCGGTTCAGAAACTGGTAAGAACAGCCATGCTGGTTATGATTGTCTATTTTGGACTTGTAGCTTTTACGGGATTCGAATTTAATAGAGTGGCCAAAGGTTTTATTCCTGCGATGGATCAACAGTATTTTATAACGGTGATACAGTTGCCCCCGGGATCATCTTTATCCAGGACAGATGCTGTTGTACAGGATGTTCTTGATATCTCACTGGAAATTGATGGGGTAGCGAATGCAATTTCTTTTACAGGATTTGATCCTACTTCTAATACGATAGCATCAAATTCAGCAGTAGTTTTTCAGGTACTTGAAGATTTCGATATAAGAAACGATAAGAATATCGATTATACCGAACTTATGGGAAGCATTCGCGCAAAAGTGGGGCAAATAGACAACGCCATGGTGTTGGTGATTCCTCCGCCATCGGTAAGTGGTATCGGGAATGCAGGAGGATTTAAAATGATGGTTCAGGACAGGGCCAATCTGGGAACCGAAAAATTATTGGAAGCCACCAACACACTGGCAATGGCCGCTAACCAGGATCCTGTTTTAAGTAATGTTTTTACGTTTTTTAATAACCAGACACCTCAGTTATTTTTGGATATTGACCGGGTAAAAGCAGAAAAACTGGGAATTAATGTACAGGATATTTTTCAATCTCTGGAAATTTATATGGGTTCTGCTTTTGTAAATGAGTTCAATTATCTGGGAAGAACATTTCAGGTTACCGCTCAGGCCGATTCCCCTAATCGTTTAACTCCGGAAGATCTTGATAAAATTCGGATCAGAAACCGTGATGGGCAAATGGTTCCCATGGGGACTATTGCCAGTCATGAAAATACTGCCGGAGCTTCAAGAATTCCAAGATTTAACCTGTATCCTTCAGCCTCTCTAAACGGGGATTTTTCACCAGGCTATAGCTCTGGAGAGGCTATTGAACGAATGGAACAATTAGCCAACGAGGTGTTACCCGATGGAGTTTCATTTGAATGGACTGAGATCGCTTATCAGGAGAAGCAGGCAGGAAATACTGCAGGTGTTGCATTTTTCCTTGCTGTGGTATTCGTCTTTTTACTATTAGCCGCCCAGTTTGAGAGCCTGATATTACCACTAGCCGTCATATTTATAGTGCCTATGGTCTTGTTATTCGCAATTTTGGGAATCGATCTCGCCGGACTGGATAATAATATCATGGTGCAGATAGGTTTGGTTGTTTTGGTAGGTCTGGCAAGTAAGAATGCTATTTTAATCGTTGAGTTTGCTAAACAACTGGAAGAACAGGGAATGGAGCTAAAGAAAGCAGTAATCGAAGCTTCAAAACTGAGATTACGTCCCATTTTAATGACCGCAATGGCCTTTATATTGGGGGTAGTACCGCTGGCCCTAGCAACCGGAGCTGGCGCAGAACTTCGGGTGTCATTAGGAATTGCGGTATTTAGCGGAATGCTAGGTGTGACCATTTTTGGAATATTTCTGACTCCGGTATTCTATTATTTGGGCAGAAAATGGACTACTAAACGCCGTAATGGAACAATAGGTTTAGAGAATCAAAAAACAAAGGAAGAGTAA